The genomic stretch GGGTACATAGCTTCTTAACTTTGACCAGGAGTATATTCTCCTTTTAACTGATTGACTGAAACTTGATCCACTGATTTGCACCACGAATATCGAAAGGTGGATTACTGCTGTAGATGTGATGGCCTAATTCTTCCAAAGGTGGTTCTGGATCAGTCATAGCAAACTGAGCTGCATCATCAATTTCTTTCCTCACTTCAGCATCAATTTCCTTCAGTTCTTCAACACTAGCAAGCTTGCtgtttaccattttatctttgagaaGCATAATAGGATCACTCTTACTTCTTACACTCTGAATTTCTTCTCGTGTACGGTAACTGATTCCAGGATCACTCATACTGTGTCCGTGATAACGGTATGTCAGCAGCTCCATCAGCATGGGCCCCTTTCCAGATCTACAATAGTCAGCTGCAAACTTAGTTGCCTCCCGAACACATAGAATATCCATTCCATCTACTCTTAGTCCAGGGATAAAATTGCCTCTCTTGTAGTAATCAGTGCTGGCTGCAGCTCTCTCCACAGATGTTCCCATTCCATAGCGGTTATTCTCACAGATGAAAATGCAAGGTAAATTCCACAAAGCCGCCATATTGTAAGCTTCAGATATCTGACCCTGATTAGCAGCGCCATCACCATACAGAGTCAAACACACCTCGTTGTTCCCCTTGTATTTACAGGCAAGAGCAATACCAGCTCCCAGTGGTCCCTGAGCGCCGACAATGCCATTGCCCCCATAGAAGTTCTTGGCATACATATGCATGGACCCTCCTTTTCCTTTAGCACAACCACCTCTCCGTCCTGTCAGCTCTGAAAGAATTGATCGGACAGTAAGTCCCCGCGTATAACATAAGCCGTGAGCCCGATAGGATGTAATGACATGATCGGTGGGATTTATCCCAGCCTCAAGACCCACACAACAAGCTTCCTGACCATCACACAAGTGACAAAAACCacgaataaatttctgtttatacAACTGATCTGCCTTCAGTTCCATTCGACGAATAGTCTGCATCATCTTGTAGTATTTGAGTCCATCCTCCCGGGTGAGCACGGTGGTGACAGGGGGGCCCTCTTCCAACCGATAAAGATCACATTTCTTAATCTCGAAGGTAGCATTGTTTGAATATTTACAGGAGGCAACAAGCACTCTGCTAGCGGGCTTCTGGGTGACACCAGACAGCACGCGAGAGACAGCAGCAGTGAGCATTTTCTTCATGGAGCACAGTCAGGGCATTTATGAGTCTCCAACCACCAGGACCGCTTGTGCCCCCAGTCTCCAGCCGAGCCCCCTGCTCACTGAACGGACGTCGGACGCACGTGGCGCCACAATGACCGCTCGCTGGCCACAGAGGCGAAGTCATGCTGCGCGTGGCCGCAGCCTGCATCAACTGATTTACAGTGCCTTCCAACTGTAAAATTAAGAACACAGGTTGTTTCTCTTCCTGGAAGACGTGGCTGAAGTAAACCATGCTTCTAGTTAACGCCATCGCTGCATCATAATCTGAGTCTCTTTTCCCTGCTAAACGCTTAAGTAACGCCTTCTTGAACATGGTATTAAATGGAAGAGACAAAATATAATCTCTAAAGCACACAAGAGTTCTGATAGGTTAAACCAGCGATCTTCTTaccaatatttctttaaaatattttttaaaatatctaagtatatatgaatattatatcGTATTCCACAATACATCATACTTAAAGTAAAAGATGTAAATCATGTGTGgcttaataaaaaaaatacttttatggagtaggaaatggcaacccactccagtatgcttgcctggaagattccatggacagaggagcctggcgggctatatagtccaaggggtcacaaagagttgggtgtgactgagcacacatatggGGCCTATTAGGACAAAATGTGTGTGGAAGGAAAGTAGATGATGTTTCTTTAAGAATTCAAATTACagagtattttgaaaataaagtttcaaattattttaaaaaattacttttaagaaataattggTCCACCAGAAGAATATGCACACTTATCCTATGGATTTAACCCCTGTATCATTTGATTGGTGGTAGGGAGGATAGGGGATGGTACACAAACACTTACCTGAGATTAGAAGTTTAAACACAACAGCAAGCTTTGTCTGTTGTGAGAAAATTGAAATCAAGGTTGAGATGGCCTAAAGGTGGGTGGGATGGATGTTCTGTGTGTTCCAGAGGCAATCTGGGTTGAAGTAGCAACTAACAAGTTTTGCTGTGGCACTTTTCTTGCCCTTTATTGTAATCCTGAATCCTGTTCAGTTTTATCCCTATTTCCTTACTAAATTTTTTATGGGGGAAGCAGTCTGTTCCTATAATGTCTCCAACAGGttttctcagggaaaaaaaaaaaatcaagattcagATGGCTTTGTTTCTTGCTTTCATATCAATCTAAACTGAACCAGTCTTAGTCTGGGAAATTAAGAAGTGTATTCTTATAACATCTCCTTATATAGTAACCATTAGAAAGTATAACTTCTCATAAAGtg from Ovis canadensis isolate MfBH-ARS-UI-01 breed Bighorn chromosome 6, ARS-UI_OviCan_v2, whole genome shotgun sequence encodes the following:
- the PDHA2 gene encoding pyruvate dehydrogenase E1 component subunit alpha, testis-specific form, mitochondrial isoform X2 produces the protein MKKMLTAAVSRVLSGVTQKPASRVLVASCKYSNNATFEIKKCDLYRLEEGPPVTTVLTREDGLKYYKMMQTIRRMELKADQLYKQKFIRGFCHLCDGQEACCVGLEAGINPTDHVITSYRAHGLCYTRGLTVRSILSELTGRRGGCAKGKGGSMHMYAKNFYGGNGIVGAQGPLGAAYNMAALWNLPCIFICENNRYGMGTSVERAAASTDYYKRGNFIPGLRVDGMDILCVREATKFAADYCRSGKGPMLMELLTYRYHGHSMSDPGISYRTREEIQSVRSKSDPIMLLKDKMVNSKLASVEELKEIDAEVRKEIDDAAQFAMTDPEPPLEELGHHIYSSNPPFDIRGANQWIKFQSIS
- the PDHA2 gene encoding pyruvate dehydrogenase E1 component subunit alpha, testis-specific form, mitochondrial isoform X1 produces the protein MKKMLTAAVSRVLSGVTQKPASRVLVASCKYSNNATFEIKKCDLYRLEEGPPVTTVLTREDGLKYYKMMQTIRRMELKADQLYKQKFIRGFCHLCDGQEACCVGLEAGINPTDHVITSYRAHGLCYTRGLTVRSILSELTGRRGGCAKGKGGSMHMYAKNFYGGNGIVGAQGPLGAGIALACKYKGNNEVCLTLYGDGAANQGQISEAYNMAALWNLPCIFICENNRYGMGTSVERAAASTDYYKRGNFIPGLRVDGMDILCVREATKFAADYCRSGKGPMLMELLTYRYHGHSMSDPGISYRTREEIQSVRSKSDPIMLLKDKMVNSKLASVEELKEIDAEVRKEIDDAAQFAMTDPEPPLEELGHHIYSSNPPFDIRGANQWIKFQSIS